One Candidatus Paceibacterota bacterium genomic region harbors:
- a CDS encoding ATP-binding protein yields the protein MLIFKRKIEDIIVERLYKRRAILIFGPRQAGKTTLAKRILERQGNRDAYFNCELATVRKHFILGEPNSLLSLVGNAKLVVFDEAQTIENIGPILKTFIDTYPEVQIIATGSSSFDLANKINEPLTGRAFEFILLPLSLNEIQSVVPLTEERVLELLRLGCYPSVVAETSKSTREDILRNIATNYLYKDIFIFESVRNPKLIEDLLRALALQVGSTVSINELAILLGVSRATIQKYLSLLEQSYVVFRLPSFSRNPRNEIKKAFKVYFYDVGIRNALIDNIDELTGRNDRGPLLENLFITERLKLGLQSTLPPRLSFWRTKKGAEIDLIEEIGDTLRAYECKWKDGDTSFSLFRKKYSTVETHLITLATLIR from the coding sequence ATGCTTATTTTCAAACGTAAAATAGAGGACATAATTGTAGAACGACTGTATAAAAGGCGGGCTATTCTTATCTTTGGGCCACGCCAAGCTGGGAAGACGACCCTGGCCAAACGGATACTGGAGAGACAAGGCAACCGTGATGCCTATTTTAACTGCGAGCTTGCGACGGTTCGAAAACATTTCATACTCGGGGAACCGAACTCGCTTTTATCATTGGTCGGAAATGCAAAGCTGGTCGTATTCGATGAGGCGCAAACGATAGAGAATATCGGCCCAATCTTAAAGACCTTCATCGATACCTATCCCGAAGTGCAGATTATTGCGACGGGTTCATCTTCATTCGATCTTGCGAATAAAATAAATGAGCCACTGACCGGACGAGCGTTTGAATTTATTTTATTACCACTTTCCTTGAATGAGATTCAATCAGTTGTTCCGCTTACCGAGGAGCGTGTTCTTGAGTTGTTGCGGCTCGGATGCTACCCATCTGTCGTCGCTGAAACATCAAAATCAACGCGTGAGGATATTCTGCGCAACATCGCAACCAATTATTTGTATAAAGACATTTTTATTTTTGAGTCGGTACGAAATCCTAAATTGATCGAAGACTTATTGCGTGCGCTTGCGCTCCAAGTGGGGAGTACGGTATCGATAAACGAACTTGCCATATTACTGGGTGTCTCGCGCGCAACAATTCAGAAATATCTTTCGTTGCTTGAACAGTCATACGTCGTTTTTAGATTGCCTTCATTCTCACGTAACCCTCGAAACGAAATTAAAAAAGCCTTCAAGGTGTATTTCTATGACGTGGGGATCCGGAACGCACTTATCGACAACATCGACGAGCTGACCGGCCGCAACGATCGAGGGCCGCTTCTCGAAAATCTTTTTATAACTGAACGGCTAAAGCTCGGATTACAATCAACACTTCCGCCTCGCCTTTCATTTTGGAGAACTAAAAAAGGGGCAGAAATAGACCTTATTGAGGAAATCGGAGATACATTGCGAGCATATGAATGCAAGTGGAAAGACGGAGACACATCCTTTTCTCTGTTTCGCAAAAAATATTCGACAGTCGAAACACATCTGATTACCTTAGCTACACTTATTCGATGA
- the rsmA gene encoding 16S rRNA (adenine(1518)-N(6)/adenine(1519)-N(6))-dimethyltransferase RsmA, which yields MTFMKPKKSLGQNFLIEPTIVQKIIFAANIKGGGETSAFAGGLASGRSLETVLEVGPGKGILTRALLDAGAKVIAVEKDDALAKNLEIIFAKEISEEKLILVHDDILKFFESQRFDLLDAQGRTSNSGFSVVANIPYNITGELIRKLLEGEHQPQAMTLMVQKEVAQRIVASDSKESLLSLSVKAFGTPEYVATVTRDNFYPAPNVDSAILRISDISNDFIKTLQLSDMWKTVWKTSEQAFFGLLHAGFAHKRKMLVSNLAAIASKNEIMAVFKAFKINEKARAEELSLSDWRCLLSPIS from the coding sequence ATGACATTTATGAAACCGAAAAAATCATTGGGGCAGAATTTTCTCATCGAGCCGACCATCGTGCAGAAAATAATTTTTGCCGCAAATATAAAGGGGGGAGGCGAGACCTCCGCCTTTGCCGGAGGTCTCGCCTCTGGGCGTAGCCTCGAAACAGTGCTTGAGGTCGGGCCGGGCAAGGGCATACTCACGCGCGCATTGCTTGATGCCGGTGCGAAAGTTATTGCCGTAGAAAAAGATGATGCTCTCGCAAAAAATCTTGAAATAATTTTCGCAAAAGAAATTTCTGAAGAGAAATTAATTTTAGTTCACGATGATATTCTGAAATTTTTTGAATCCCAGAGGTTCGACCTTTTGGATGCTCAAGGTCGAACCTCTAACAGTGGCTTCTCCGTCGTCGCCAATATCCCGTACAACATCACCGGCGAGCTTATACGCAAACTGTTGGAAGGGGAGCATCAGCCACAAGCGATGACCTTGATGGTCCAAAAAGAAGTGGCGCAGAGAATTGTGGCGAGCGATAGTAAAGAATCGCTTCTTTCGTTGTCTGTAAAAGCATTCGGCACGCCGGAATATGTAGCGACGGTTACGCGAGACAACTTTTACCCCGCGCCAAACGTCGATTCGGCAATATTGCGCATCTCTGATATTTCAAACGATTTTATTAAAACATTACAGCTGTCTGACATGTGGAAAACGGTGTGGAAAACGAGTGAACAAGCCTTCTTCGGCCTCCTTCATGCCGGCTTTGCCCACAAACGCAAAATGCTCGTCAGTAATCTTGCCGCAATTGCCTCAAAAAACGAAATTATGGCCGTATTTAAGGCTTTCAAGATCAATGAAAAGGCTCGTGCCGAGGAACTTTCTCTCTCTGATTGGAGGTGTCTTCTATCTCCCATCTCCTAA